The Syntrophales bacterium genomic interval AATTTATCAGTATCGAATTTTACAAAATCTTTAATATCAAAATCTTCAATAAAAAGGATGTCATCTACCAGGAAAAAGACTTTTTCAGCCGTGAGTGACTCAAGAAGATTGAGGAGATCTTTGCGGAAAGAATAATCATTACCCTGTTTTATGAACGAGATTTGATGGTTGGAAAATAATGAATTTATTTCCTCATATGCTTTTTGATGAGATGGGTCCGTTGTTTGGTATAAGACATAAAGTGGTACGGGTGAAGCAACCTTTTCGTGATATGTTGTCAGTAGTGCATGGAGCTGAAGGGCTCTGTTTTTTGAGAAGACAATACATTCAGCCTGGTATTCGCCGGATTTATCCACCCATTGAGTTTTTGATTCATATAGCGAAGCAAACGCATTTCTTTCCCACAGTAATGATGTGTCTTGAAGTGTGAGGTCAAAAGGTTTCAAAACGGAGTTGATGAATTTTCGCACAGTTAACATCCCCTGCTATGAACAACATTTTTTTATTGTTGATGCTATTTTGCGTTTTAGATGCCCTAACAAGCGAAATCTTGCAAAGCAAAAATCTCTTTCCTGGCGACAGGCAGCAGCATAGAGGCTGTTTTCGGGGTACGAGAGGGGACTCGGTATTCCTCCAACTCCATTTAAGGCAGAATCTATGACCTGCGCTTTCATTTCATATTTCCCTTTTCTACCAAGCTTAGGATAATAGGACATTGGGGCTTCCCGGTAAAACACATAAGGTTCCTCCGTAAGCCAGATTTCGCCAAGAGCACCGACACGGAGCCATAATTCATAATCTTCAGCAAAAGGTGGAGAAAGGGTTTCACTGAACAATCCTGCCTTTTCCAAAGCGGTTCGTTGCACAAGAGCAGAGGAAAGAATAATCCAATTTGCCCGGAGAAACGTTTCATAGGGTATTTGTCCGAAGGGAGCCTTGTCAAAATATATAGGCAACGAATGACTCTTCTCTTCTGTTCCGTTCCAGCGAAAACCGTTGCAACCCAGCAGCACACAATCCGACCGTTGTTCCAAAAATGCTACCTGCCGCTCAAGTTTTTCAGGCAACCAGATGTCATCATCGTCCAAAAAAGCAACATATTTTGCGCTTCCATACGTTATGGCACGATTCCTCGGAACTGCAGGAAATCCCGCATGTTTTCCAGGCAAATATTTAAAGCGATCGTCTTCCAAAAAAGGCTTAATAGCATCCAAAGTTTCTTTAGTCTCACCATCTTCCGCTATCCAGCATTGCCAGTTTGAAAAAGTCTGATCCTGCACGCTTTTAAGCGTTTCCGGCAGAAGATCACCGCGGTTATATGTTGGAATAATTATGTCAACAGTTATCCGGTTCATTTTAGATGGAATTGAACTCCTTCCTTGATTCAACAATCGTTTTGCTTTTTGTTTATATTGTTATGCTGTCAGTTTCCGTGTTAAGTTGCCACAATATGGTCATAATTGCAAATATTGTATAGAGAACAATTGCCTGCGGGCCGAACATTCCATCCGCAAACAATTCCTGTATGAAAACACCAATAAACGCAGCCATTATACAGATTCCCCAGTCTTTGATAAAATCATCTTTCCCGTATCGTATTATTTTCCAGCCAAGACGAACGAAGACAAAATAAATAAAGAGAAACAATGTAAGTCCTACAACGCCTGTTCTGACAGCTACGTCCGCAAAAGAATTATGAGGCGATTTAATAATCTCTCCTTTTTGCTGATATTGAGGGGGTATTTTTGCGTTATATTTTGCCAGATCAATAAAATCGCTATATCCATATGTCTCCATCCCAAATCCTATTCCGGTTATAGGATAATCTTTGATAATTTCTAAAGTTGTAAGATTTATACCTATTCTTATGTCATTCAAATTAGTATTTAACGAAAATCGTCCATTTAATCCTGGAACAGTTTTTACAGCTATCAAGGAGAAGATTATAAGGAAGACAACTAATAATCTGTTTCTTTTAACAAAAAACACAATAAGCGCAATAAATACCGCCAGCAATGAACCTCTTGACATTGTTAAATATGTTGCCATAAATGTTCCCAGAAGGCAAACAACAAGTATGGCCCTGAGATACCAGTTAGTCTCCAGTCTGAATTGACGCAGTGATAAAAGCATGGCAAATATGGTTACAAAGCCGATAAGATCAATGTTCATCATTTGCGAGAATCCAAGCCTTGTCGATATAAGGTTTTTCAATATGACGTAAAAATAAGTCAACCCTCCAATGGAAAAAATCGCGGCTGATATGATTATTATCCATGATAAAATTATGAGTCG includes:
- a CDS encoding glycosyltransferase family 2 protein, with the protein product MNRITVDIIIPTYNRGDLLPETLKSVQDQTFSNWQCWIAEDGETKETLDAIKPFLEDDRFKYLPGKHAGFPAVPRNRAITYGSAKYVAFLDDDDIWLPEKLERQVAFLEQRSDCVLLGCNGFRWNGTEEKSHSLPIYFDKAPFGQIPYETFLRANWIILSSALVQRTALEKAGLFSETLSPPFAEDYELWLRVGALGEIWLTEEPYVFYREAPMSYYPKLGRKGKYEMKAQVIDSALNGVGGIPSPLSYPENSLYAAACRQERDFCFARFRLLGHLKRKIASTIKKCCS
- a CDS encoding O-antigen ligase family protein — encoded protein: MMNIDLIGFVTIFAMLLSLRQFRLETNWYLRAILVVCLLGTFMATYLTMSRGSLLAVFIALIVFFVKRNRLLVVFLIIFSLIAVKTVPGLNGRFSLNTNLNDIRIGINLTTLEIIKDYPITGIGFGMETYGYSDFIDLAKYNAKIPPQYQQKGEIIKSPHNSFADVAVRTGVVGLTLFLFIYFVFVRLGWKIIRYGKDDFIKDWGICIMAAFIGVFIQELFADGMFGPQAIVLYTIFAIMTILWQLNTETDSITI